A genomic segment from Lignipirellula cremea encodes:
- a CDS encoding molybdopterin molybdotransferase MoeA, translating to MLSTDEALAKILHESRPKTAAMTPLDQALGLVLAAAAISNVDSPPHEKALMDGYALRAADLAQQPAVLDVQEQITAGELPTLPVGPGQATRIMTGAPLPPGVDTVVMVERTTLRTTGGREQVEINDPTFKPGQNIMPQGLSIRTGDQVLPAGKRLRPVDIGLLAEAIGRNLLCFPRPQASVLATGNELTADDQPAPGQIRNSNGPMLLAAGEQAGAQMIDLGVARDDPESLRTAIARGLESDVLLLSGGVSAGVLDLTPSILRELGVREVFHKVRLKPGKPLWFGVREESGRRTLVFGLPGNPVSSLVCFELFARPAIAAIAGLDPTTLPVRHATLGADHAQRSDRPVFWPGHFDAVSNTASPLAWKGSADLRTLSQADCLILFPAGDRTWLPGDEVTIRPL from the coding sequence ATGCTTTCGACTGACGAAGCCCTGGCGAAGATTCTCCATGAATCCCGGCCGAAAACCGCGGCCATGACGCCGCTGGACCAGGCGCTCGGCCTGGTGCTGGCGGCCGCGGCGATCAGCAATGTGGACTCGCCGCCGCATGAGAAAGCCCTGATGGACGGCTACGCCCTGCGGGCCGCCGACCTCGCACAGCAGCCGGCCGTCCTCGACGTGCAGGAGCAGATCACCGCCGGCGAGCTGCCGACCTTGCCCGTCGGCCCGGGTCAGGCGACGCGGATCATGACCGGCGCCCCATTGCCGCCCGGGGTCGATACGGTCGTCATGGTCGAGCGGACCACGCTGCGAACGACGGGTGGGCGGGAACAGGTGGAGATCAACGACCCGACGTTCAAGCCGGGCCAGAACATCATGCCGCAAGGGCTTTCCATCCGGACCGGCGACCAGGTGCTGCCCGCCGGCAAGCGGCTGCGTCCTGTCGATATCGGACTGTTGGCCGAAGCGATCGGCCGTAATTTGCTCTGCTTTCCTCGCCCCCAGGCGTCCGTGCTGGCGACCGGGAACGAGCTGACGGCCGACGACCAGCCGGCTCCTGGCCAGATCCGCAACAGCAACGGCCCCATGCTGCTGGCCGCCGGCGAACAGGCAGGCGCCCAGATGATCGACCTGGGCGTCGCGCGGGACGATCCTGAATCGCTGCGGACGGCCATTGCCCGTGGGCTGGAAAGCGACGTGTTACTTCTTTCCGGCGGCGTGTCGGCCGGCGTGCTGGATCTGACGCCGTCGATCCTGCGTGAGCTGGGGGTGCGGGAAGTCTTTCACAAAGTCCGTCTGAAGCCGGGCAAGCCGTTATGGTTTGGCGTACGGGAAGAGTCGGGCCGAAGGACGCTCGTGTTCGGCCTGCCGGGGAATCCAGTGAGCAGTCTGGTCTGCTTCGAGCTGTTCGCCCGGCCCGCCATCGCGGCGATCGCGGGTCTCGATCCCACGACGTTGCCTGTCCGCCATGCCACGCTCGGCGCGGACCATGCGCAGCGATCGGATCGTCCCGTCTTCTGGCCCGGCCATTTCGACGCCGTTAGCAACACGGCCTCGCCGTTAGCCTGGAAAGGCTCCGCCGACCTGCGCACCCTGTCGCAAGCGGATTGCCTGATCCTCTTCCCCGCTGGCGACCGCACCTGGCTCCCCGGCGACGAAGTGACAATCCGCCCGCTCTAA
- a CDS encoding dihydrofolate reductase family protein — MKFSVYIAVSLDGFIAREDGRLDWLPGAEPDSPPDVVAENGEAAEDYGFHAFMETVDVLVMGRKTFEKVLSLGAWHYGDTRVIVLSSSPVTIPPKLAATVEHRSSSPSRLKEELTAAGVQHAYVDGGVTIQRFLKAGLVDQLIITRIPVLIGNGIPLFGPLEQDIPLRHRATLQFPSGFVQSRYEIA, encoded by the coding sequence ATGAAATTTTCCGTCTACATCGCCGTGAGTCTCGATGGCTTCATCGCCCGGGAAGATGGCCGCCTGGATTGGCTGCCGGGAGCGGAGCCTGATTCTCCCCCGGACGTGGTTGCAGAAAACGGTGAAGCGGCAGAGGACTACGGCTTCCATGCATTCATGGAGACGGTCGATGTGCTGGTGATGGGCCGCAAGACGTTTGAGAAAGTGCTGAGCCTGGGAGCCTGGCATTACGGCGACACGCGCGTCATTGTCCTGTCCAGCAGCCCGGTTACGATTCCGCCGAAACTGGCCGCGACCGTCGAGCACCGCTCCAGTTCCCCCAGCCGCCTGAAAGAAGAGCTGACGGCAGCCGGCGTACAGCATGCTTATGTGGACGGCGGCGTCACGATCCAGCGATTCCTGAAAGCCGGCCTGGTCGACCAGCTGATCATCACCCGCATTCCCGTACTCATCGGCAACGGCATTCCCCTGTTTGGACCGCTGGAGCAGGACATTCCGCTCCGCCACCGGGCGACACTGCAGTTTCCCAGTGGCTTTGTCCAGAGTCGCTACGAAATCGCCTGA
- a CDS encoding efflux RND transporter periplasmic adaptor subunit: MSTETEDAVIRGEETEGSGQEPVVRLSEGKRRTAAIQSTGVSPRMIQHVHEAPGRIGYNESQHIEIKSPVSGILTEVLVKPGDQVAAGDLLAVISSAEVGGSRAEVLQRQAELRLSQRRLDREALLRKNLHDFLTGLDQESSIDVLEKAFAQRPLGDYRQRLLSARSRFQLADDLYANLRTLGDNGSVAGKTVRERGSNYEVARAEYRSVREAVAFEAELAEMEAQAAVDDAQRRVRIAQRQMTTLLGLQDSTAAGENDASLVSESLVEDAENTTLLSRLEIRAPFAGTIEMRTLAANERVTASATMFVLANTSTLYVSADIRENDWAAMSLQPGAPVKVLIPAIPDQEFTAIVHYVGREVSRTTNSLPLVAGIDNAAGLLRPGMFVRVSLPIGPPQESLAVHAAAVVHNEEEQFVFVQLDEGAFRKVDVTTGNSADDWIEITHGLTAGERVVDQGAFLLKSELLLTGETD, encoded by the coding sequence ATGAGTACGGAAACGGAAGACGCCGTGATTCGCGGTGAAGAGACGGAAGGCAGCGGCCAGGAGCCGGTGGTGCGTCTTTCCGAAGGAAAACGACGGACCGCGGCGATCCAGTCCACCGGCGTGTCCCCGCGAATGATCCAGCATGTGCACGAGGCGCCAGGGCGGATCGGCTACAACGAGTCGCAGCATATCGAGATCAAGTCGCCGGTCAGCGGCATCCTGACCGAGGTGCTGGTCAAACCGGGCGATCAGGTGGCGGCGGGCGACCTGCTGGCCGTAATCAGCAGCGCCGAAGTCGGCGGCTCCCGCGCCGAGGTGCTGCAGCGGCAAGCAGAACTGCGGCTGTCCCAAAGGCGTCTGGACCGGGAAGCGTTACTGAGAAAGAACCTGCACGATTTTCTCACCGGGCTGGATCAGGAGAGCTCAATTGACGTGCTGGAGAAAGCGTTTGCCCAGCGTCCCCTGGGCGACTATCGACAGCGGTTGCTGTCGGCCCGTTCCCGCTTCCAGCTGGCCGACGATTTGTACGCCAATTTGCGAACGCTGGGAGACAATGGTTCGGTTGCGGGTAAAACAGTGCGTGAGCGAGGCTCCAATTACGAAGTCGCCCGGGCCGAGTACCGGTCGGTACGCGAAGCGGTCGCCTTTGAAGCCGAGCTGGCGGAGATGGAAGCGCAAGCCGCCGTCGACGACGCTCAGCGCCGCGTGCGAATCGCCCAGCGGCAGATGACCACGCTGCTGGGCCTGCAGGATTCGACGGCTGCCGGCGAGAACGACGCCAGTCTGGTTTCCGAGTCGCTGGTGGAAGACGCAGAAAATACAACGCTATTGTCCCGGCTGGAAATCAGGGCGCCGTTTGCGGGAACGATCGAAATGCGCACGCTCGCGGCCAACGAACGGGTGACGGCTTCCGCCACGATGTTCGTGCTGGCGAATACCTCGACGCTGTATGTGTCGGCCGACATTCGTGAGAACGACTGGGCGGCGATGTCCCTGCAGCCAGGCGCTCCTGTCAAGGTTTTGATTCCCGCGATACCGGACCAGGAGTTCACGGCGATCGTGCACTACGTGGGCCGAGAGGTTTCCCGCACGACCAACTCCCTGCCGCTGGTTGCCGGTATCGACAATGCGGCCGGCCTGTTACGGCCTGGGATGTTTGTCAGGGTGTCGCTGCCGATCGGTCCGCCGCAGGAATCGCTGGCGGTGCACGCCGCGGCGGTTGTCCACAACGAAGAGGAGCAGTTCGTCTTTGTGCAGCTGGACGAAGGCGCCTTTCGCAAGGTCGATGTCACCACGGGCAACTCGGCCGACGACTGGATTGAAATCACCCATGGTCTGACCGCCGGCGAGAGGGTCGTCGACCAGGGGGCCTTTCTGCTGAAATCCGAGCTGCTGCTGACGGGCGAAACCGACTAA
- a CDS encoding NAD(+)/NADH kinase → MAKPEPSLPPPLAWLREDRRPRVILLGSGDRPNVIPEAKRLLPAIAARADVVLEDYLYEQDLSQIDADFVVVFGGDGSMLRAAKLMGDRQLPTIGVNLGKLGFLADLQPDEFVEVLAKVCEGEFRTVAHLMFHCEVRLGDEILFNELGLNEAAILNGPPFSILDIDLYVDSEWATTYSCDGLIVSTPIGSTAHNLSAGGPILRKNLQAFVISPISPHTLTMRPVVDSADREYQIAIRAPNEATSIVVDGRPLCRLTCDHLVRVRRAESSFQMIEAPGRHYYRTLRQKLGWSGAIHKDRPG, encoded by the coding sequence ATGGCAAAACCAGAACCGTCTCTCCCGCCTCCCCTGGCATGGCTGCGCGAGGATCGACGTCCCCGGGTGATCCTGCTGGGCTCGGGGGATCGACCGAACGTGATCCCCGAAGCCAAACGGCTTTTGCCAGCCATTGCGGCCCGGGCCGATGTCGTACTGGAGGATTACCTGTACGAGCAGGATCTGTCGCAGATCGACGCCGACTTTGTGGTGGTGTTCGGCGGCGACGGCTCCATGCTCCGGGCCGCCAAATTGATGGGCGATCGACAGCTGCCGACGATCGGCGTCAACCTGGGCAAGCTCGGGTTTCTGGCGGATCTGCAGCCTGATGAATTTGTGGAAGTACTGGCAAAAGTGTGCGAAGGAGAATTTCGGACCGTCGCACACCTGATGTTCCACTGCGAAGTGCGGCTGGGCGACGAAATCCTGTTCAACGAGCTGGGCCTGAACGAGGCAGCCATTCTGAACGGGCCGCCGTTTTCGATTCTGGACATCGATCTTTACGTTGACTCAGAATGGGCCACCACTTATAGTTGCGACGGTTTAATCGTGAGCACCCCGATTGGATCGACCGCGCACAACCTTTCGGCGGGCGGGCCGATCCTGCGGAAAAACCTGCAGGCGTTTGTCATTTCGCCGATCAGCCCGCATACGCTCACGATGCGACCGGTCGTAGATTCGGCTGACCGCGAGTACCAGATTGCCATCCGGGCGCCGAATGAAGCAACCTCGATCGTCGTCGACGGCCGTCCTTTATGCCGGCTGACGTGCGATCACCTGGTGCGCGTACGACGGGCCGAATCCTCGTTCCAGATGATCGAGGCGCCAGGCCGCCATTACTATCGAACCCTACGGCAAAAGCTCGGATGGAGCGGCGCCATCCATAAGGATCGTCCTGGTTAA
- a CDS encoding NAD-dependent epimerase/dehydratase family protein: MTGYHALITGGAGFIGSHLAERLLQQGCRVTVLDDLSTGDYANVARLEELSEMTLVIDTVFNEPLTADLIRNCDRVFHLASAVGVKLIMDRPVHTIENIFGATDIVLRNCARYRKKVLLTSTSEVYGKGVAVPFREDDDVLTGSTSKHRWAYACAKALDEFLALAHWRESRLPVSVVRLFNTVGPRQSGQYGMVVPRFVAAALAGEPLQVYGDGLQSRCFAHVDDVVSGLIAAIDQPACYGQVVNIGNDEEVTIQQLAERIIQQTNSSSKIVATPYDQAYGEGFEDMLRRVPSLEKAQRLLGYEPKLNLERIIADVTAWLLESVRPPG, encoded by the coding sequence ATGACTGGATACCATGCCCTGATCACCGGCGGCGCCGGATTTATTGGCAGCCACCTGGCCGAACGCCTGCTGCAGCAGGGTTGCCGCGTGACGGTGCTCGACGATCTTTCGACCGGCGATTACGCCAATGTGGCCCGGCTAGAAGAGCTGTCGGAAATGACGCTGGTGATCGATACCGTGTTTAACGAGCCGCTCACCGCCGATCTGATCCGCAACTGCGATCGGGTGTTCCACCTGGCTTCGGCCGTCGGCGTCAAACTGATCATGGACCGGCCCGTCCATACGATCGAGAACATTTTTGGGGCGACCGATATCGTCCTGCGGAACTGTGCTCGCTACCGGAAGAAAGTCCTGCTGACCAGCACGAGCGAAGTCTACGGCAAAGGAGTCGCCGTGCCGTTCCGCGAGGACGACGATGTCCTCACCGGGTCCACCAGCAAGCATCGCTGGGCTTATGCCTGCGCGAAGGCCCTCGACGAATTCCTGGCCCTGGCGCACTGGCGCGAATCCCGCCTGCCAGTCTCGGTGGTGCGGCTGTTCAATACCGTCGGCCCGCGTCAATCGGGACAGTACGGCATGGTCGTGCCGCGGTTTGTCGCCGCGGCGCTGGCCGGCGAACCGCTGCAGGTCTACGGCGACGGCCTGCAGTCGCGCTGCTTTGCCCATGTCGACGATGTCGTTTCCGGGCTGATCGCCGCCATCGACCAGCCGGCCTGTTACGGCCAGGTCGTCAACATCGGCAACGACGAAGAAGTCACCATCCAGCAGCTGGCCGAACGAATCATCCAGCAAACCAACAGCAGCAGCAAGATCGTCGCCACGCCTTACGACCAGGCCTACGGCGAAGGCTTCGAAGACATGCTCCGCCGGGTGCCCTCGCTGGAAAAAGCCCAGCGTCTGCTCGGCTACGAGCCGAAGCTGAACCTGGAACGCATCATCGCCGACGTCACCGCCTGGCTGCTGGAGTCGGTCCGTCCGCCTGGATAA
- a CDS encoding lysylphosphatidylglycerol synthase transmembrane domain-containing protein, whose translation MAADSTPFLWKRWAVFAAKLVILLVVAVGIGRAVWVSLDQFREQKISLADIHWGWFAACGSLYLLGMAPACFFWHRTLWAMGQRPAFWESLRAFYLSQLGKYVPGKAMVVVLRSAAIASDRVDPVVAAVSVFVETLTMMAAGALVATAILAGIFHEHTGLMLIALGLMALAGVPTAPPIFKRVVKLLRVKKANPKIDEALDGITWRLMLEGWLIDGAGWCVMGLSLWTALRATPGLDLSQLYTVESLLLVIASMALATVAGFLSLIPGGFGVRDLVVVTLIGVQFGSVAAIVSAVLMRLASLLAEVGVSGLLYLIRPPTPVESSTASQAEVS comes from the coding sequence GTGGCCGCTGATTCGACTCCCTTTCTCTGGAAACGCTGGGCCGTTTTCGCCGCCAAACTGGTGATACTGCTGGTCGTGGCGGTCGGTATTGGCCGGGCCGTCTGGGTTTCACTGGACCAGTTCCGGGAGCAAAAGATATCGCTGGCCGACATCCACTGGGGATGGTTCGCCGCGTGCGGTTCGCTCTATCTGCTGGGCATGGCGCCGGCCTGCTTCTTCTGGCATCGCACGTTGTGGGCGATGGGCCAGCGGCCCGCCTTCTGGGAATCGCTTCGAGCTTTTTACCTGAGCCAGCTGGGCAAGTACGTGCCGGGCAAGGCGATGGTGGTGGTGCTGCGCAGTGCGGCGATCGCCAGTGATCGGGTCGATCCGGTCGTGGCGGCGGTCAGCGTGTTTGTGGAAACGCTCACCATGATGGCGGCCGGGGCCCTGGTGGCGACCGCCATTCTGGCGGGAATCTTTCATGAGCATACAGGCCTGATGCTGATCGCCCTGGGGCTGATGGCGCTGGCTGGCGTGCCGACGGCGCCGCCGATTTTCAAACGGGTGGTGAAGCTGCTCCGTGTGAAGAAAGCGAACCCCAAGATCGACGAAGCGCTCGACGGGATTACGTGGCGGCTGATGCTGGAGGGCTGGCTGATCGACGGCGCCGGCTGGTGCGTGATGGGACTCAGCCTGTGGACCGCCCTGAGGGCGACGCCGGGGCTCGACTTGTCGCAGTTGTATACGGTCGAGAGCCTGCTGCTGGTGATTGCCAGCATGGCGCTGGCGACGGTCGCTGGCTTTTTGTCGTTAATCCCCGGCGGCTTCGGCGTACGCGATCTGGTCGTCGTCACGCTGATCGGTGTGCAATTTGGCAGCGTCGCCGCGATCGTTTCGGCCGTGCTGATGCGGCTGGCTTCGCTGCTGGCCGAGGTCGGCGTCTCAGGACTGCTGTACCTCATTCGCCCGCCGACGCCTGTCGAAAGCAGCACGGCAAGCCAGGCAGAGGTTTCGTAG
- a CDS encoding carboxypeptidase regulatory-like domain-containing protein, which translates to MRSSLAVLLLLFLVNPCSAEEQNAPGGQSPSLVANASPSLTVFVSQNDRSIQGAFVQIYDSLNKSVATGNTVNGLFTANGLQPGTYQIAVTYNNVRSIKGATLGNENLEFEFVLRN; encoded by the coding sequence ATGCGTTCTTCCCTCGCAGTTCTGCTGCTCCTGTTCCTGGTGAATCCGTGCAGCGCTGAGGAGCAGAACGCTCCTGGCGGGCAGTCGCCGAGCCTGGTAGCGAATGCTTCGCCGTCGCTGACGGTGTTTGTGTCGCAGAACGACCGCTCGATCCAGGGCGCCTTTGTGCAGATTTACGACAGCCTCAACAAATCGGTCGCGACCGGCAACACGGTCAACGGTCTGTTCACGGCCAATGGCCTGCAGCCGGGGACCTATCAGATCGCCGTGACGTATAACAACGTGCGCAGCATCAAAGGCGCCACCCTGGGCAACGAGAACCTGGAGTTCGAATTCGTCCTGCGGAACTAA
- a CDS encoding VOC family protein, whose product MSSRPAATRVTTIACMRYQDASKAIDFLCSAFGFERQLVVPGAGNEIMHAQLTFGNGMIMLGTDREDDFGKLMTTPTQVDNRCTQSLYVIVQDADAHHDQAVAAGAQVLVPLKDEDYGGRGYTCRDLEGHVWTFGTYDPWAEVTPS is encoded by the coding sequence ATGTCCTCCCGCCCAGCCGCCACGCGCGTCACGACCATCGCTTGCATGCGGTATCAGGATGCGTCCAAGGCGATCGATTTTCTGTGCTCCGCCTTTGGCTTTGAACGGCAACTGGTCGTGCCGGGGGCAGGCAATGAGATCATGCATGCCCAGCTCACGTTCGGTAATGGGATGATCATGCTGGGGACCGATCGCGAAGACGATTTCGGCAAGCTGATGACCACGCCGACGCAGGTCGACAATCGCTGCACCCAGAGCCTGTACGTGATCGTGCAGGACGCCGACGCCCACCATGATCAGGCCGTGGCGGCAGGAGCCCAGGTGCTGGTTCCTTTAAAGGACGAAGACTACGGCGGACGCGGTTATACGTGCCGCGATCTCGAGGGGCACGTCTGGACGTTCGGTACGTACGATCCCTGGGCCGAAGTCACTCCTTCCTGA
- a CDS encoding efflux RND transporter permease subunit encodes MLTPLIEFSLSHRGLVLILVALMAAAGVYSALNLPIDAVPDMTNVQVQVVTDAGSLSPVEVERYVTYPVETVMGGLPNVEEIRSVSKFGISVVTIVFQEGTEVYWARQLVSERLRDAASNIPAGYGEPAIGPLTTALGEVLQFEVRSDRHSPMELRTLLEWEIAPKLREVRGVTEINTHGGFYKTFEVQPDPDRLASYGVSMDVLFERLQNNNATAGGGYVVHNGEQRFIRGVALLQTIDDIKAVVVRREANGNPILIGDIAEVVIAPMTRQGAVTREGRGEAVTGLVMMLIGENSRVVVADAKERLHAIQAVLPEGVWIEITYDRAALIGRTLKTVLTNLTEGGMLVIVVLLVMLGSLRAGVIVALAIPLSMLFAANIMSLTGVTASLMSLGAIDFGLIVDSSVIMIENCIRRLSHNNGKKSHVEVIRDAAIEVRKPTMFGELIIAVVFLPILLLEGTEGKLFRPMALTVLFALAGSLVLSLVFMPAMAAMVLPKKMDEKDVWFIRLVKKIYEPIVDMAIFHPVVTVAVALTIFAGSIPVGMNLGAEFMPRLEEGDLLIEAVRLPSATLEGSIEMSTQIENLLMEFPEVRTVYSKTGRPEIANDVMGVHQTDVWVLLKPMHDWPEHKSRDELIEQMSAVLDENVPGVAFGFTQPIEMRVDELVAGVKADVAVLLYGDDLAQLATTGKQIEAVLRKIPGAVDVKADLQANLSTLTIRTRPDRLARYGVDAQTVLDVVATMGGYQAGQVFEGRARYPIVVRIPAPWRESLTLLEELPVAKVGDETVPLGELAEITLEETPPNIEHESSRRRTFVSANVRGRDVASFVNEAQRAVAEEVKVPAGYEVRWGGDFENLKSASLRLAIITPIVLLIILLLLHTSLGSLRLAMLIFLAVPMAASGGIFALSLREMPFSISAGVGFIALFGVAVLNGLVWVSAAEHTRHDGAPLREVSQETARVRLRPVLMTALVASLGFLPMALSTGDGAEMQRPLASVVIGGLITSTLLTALVVPAIYPWFAHGLALVPRDEEPGEIH; translated from the coding sequence ATGCTGACTCCCCTGATTGAATTCTCGTTGAGCCACCGCGGGCTGGTGCTGATTCTGGTCGCGCTGATGGCGGCGGCCGGCGTCTACTCGGCTTTGAATCTGCCGATCGATGCCGTGCCAGACATGACGAACGTCCAGGTGCAGGTTGTTACCGACGCCGGTTCATTGTCGCCGGTGGAGGTGGAGCGTTACGTGACCTACCCGGTGGAAACGGTCATGGGCGGACTGCCCAATGTGGAAGAGATCCGCAGCGTGTCGAAGTTTGGCATCTCGGTCGTCACGATCGTGTTTCAAGAAGGGACAGAGGTCTACTGGGCCAGGCAGCTGGTCTCGGAACGCCTGCGCGACGCCGCGAGTAACATCCCCGCAGGTTATGGAGAACCGGCAATCGGGCCGCTCACCACAGCGCTGGGCGAAGTGCTTCAGTTTGAAGTCCGCAGCGACCGGCATTCGCCGATGGAGCTGCGTACGTTGCTGGAATGGGAGATCGCCCCCAAGCTCCGCGAGGTGCGGGGCGTCACGGAGATCAATACCCATGGCGGTTTTTACAAGACGTTCGAAGTGCAGCCTGATCCGGATCGTCTGGCCAGTTATGGCGTCTCCATGGACGTCCTGTTTGAGCGGCTCCAGAACAACAATGCGACCGCCGGCGGCGGTTATGTGGTGCATAACGGCGAGCAGCGATTTATCCGCGGCGTCGCCCTGCTGCAGACGATCGACGATATCAAAGCGGTCGTCGTGCGGCGGGAAGCGAACGGCAACCCGATCCTGATCGGCGACATCGCCGAGGTGGTGATCGCTCCCATGACGCGGCAAGGCGCCGTCACGCGGGAAGGTCGCGGCGAAGCGGTCACCGGCCTGGTGATGATGCTGATTGGCGAGAACTCCCGGGTGGTCGTCGCCGACGCCAAAGAACGCTTGCATGCGATCCAGGCCGTCTTGCCCGAAGGCGTCTGGATTGAGATCACGTATGACCGGGCCGCCCTGATTGGACGCACGCTGAAAACGGTGCTCACCAACCTGACCGAAGGCGGCATGCTGGTGATCGTGGTGTTGCTGGTGATGCTGGGCAGTTTGCGGGCGGGGGTGATCGTGGCGCTGGCCATTCCCCTGTCGATGCTGTTCGCCGCCAACATCATGTCGCTAACCGGCGTAACGGCCAGCCTGATGAGCCTGGGGGCGATCGATTTCGGCCTGATCGTCGACAGCTCGGTCATCATGATCGAGAACTGCATCCGCCGGCTGTCGCACAACAACGGGAAAAAATCGCATGTCGAGGTGATCCGCGATGCGGCGATCGAAGTCCGCAAACCGACCATGTTCGGCGAGCTGATTATCGCTGTAGTGTTCCTGCCGATCCTGCTGCTGGAAGGGACGGAAGGGAAGCTCTTTCGTCCCATGGCGCTGACCGTGCTGTTTGCTTTGGCCGGATCGCTGGTGCTGTCGCTGGTGTTCATGCCGGCGATGGCCGCGATGGTGCTGCCGAAAAAGATGGATGAAAAAGACGTCTGGTTCATTCGCCTGGTGAAAAAGATTTACGAACCGATCGTGGACATGGCCATCTTCCATCCGGTAGTGACGGTGGCGGTCGCCCTGACCATATTTGCCGGCAGTATCCCTGTCGGTATGAACCTGGGCGCCGAGTTTATGCCGCGGCTGGAAGAGGGCGACCTGCTGATCGAAGCGGTGCGGCTGCCAAGCGCCACGCTGGAAGGCTCCATTGAAATGTCGACGCAGATTGAGAACCTGCTGATGGAGTTTCCCGAGGTCCGCACGGTCTACAGCAAGACGGGCCGCCCCGAGATCGCCAACGATGTGATGGGCGTCCACCAGACCGATGTCTGGGTGCTGCTCAAGCCGATGCACGACTGGCCCGAGCACAAGTCACGGGACGAACTGATCGAACAGATGTCCGCGGTGCTGGACGAAAACGTTCCCGGCGTGGCGTTTGGCTTTACCCAGCCGATCGAAATGCGGGTCGACGAGCTGGTCGCCGGCGTCAAAGCGGATGTGGCCGTGCTGCTTTACGGCGACGACCTGGCGCAGCTGGCAACGACTGGCAAGCAGATCGAAGCCGTCCTGCGAAAAATCCCCGGCGCGGTCGATGTGAAGGCCGACCTCCAGGCCAATCTTTCGACTTTGACGATCCGCACGCGGCCCGATCGACTGGCCCGGTACGGCGTCGACGCGCAGACCGTGCTCGATGTGGTGGCCACGATGGGCGGTTACCAGGCAGGCCAGGTGTTCGAAGGTCGGGCCCGTTACCCGATTGTGGTGCGGATCCCGGCGCCCTGGCGGGAAAGTCTGACGCTGCTGGAGGAGTTGCCGGTGGCGAAGGTCGGCGACGAAACGGTGCCGCTGGGCGAGCTGGCCGAGATCACGCTGGAGGAGACGCCGCCGAATATCGAGCATGAATCGAGCCGCCGCCGCACGTTTGTTTCGGCGAACGTCCGCGGCCGCGACGTGGCCTCGTTCGTCAACGAGGCGCAGCGGGCTGTAGCCGAAGAAGTAAAGGTTCCGGCCGGGTACGAAGTGCGCTGGGGAGGCGACTTTGAGAACCTGAAGTCCGCCAGTCTGCGACTGGCCATCATTACGCCGATTGTACTGCTGATTATTCTCCTTCTGTTGCATACCAGCCTGGGCTCGCTCCGCCTGGCGATGTTGATCTTCCTGGCGGTGCCGATGGCGGCGTCGGGCGGTATCTTTGCGCTGTCGCTGCGGGAGATGCCGTTCAGTATTTCGGCCGGCGTCGGCTTTATCGCCCTGTTCGGCGTTGCGGTGCTGAACGGCCTGGTCTGGGTTAGTGCGGCCGAGCATACGCGGCACGACGGAGCCCCGCTGCGCGAAGTCAGCCAGGAGACGGCCCGGGTGCGTTTGCGTCCGGTGCTGATGACGGCGCTGGTGGCCAGCCTGGGATTCCTGCCGATGGCCTTGTCGACCGGCGACGGCGCCGAGATGCAACGGCCGCTGGCGTCCGTCGTGATCGGCGGGCTGATCACCTCTACGCTGCTGACCGCCCTGGTCGTCCCCGCCATTTATCCCTGGTTCGCCCACGGATTAGCACTCGTCCCGCGGGACGAAGAGCCCGGCGAAATCCATTAA